The window AGCGCGTTCCTGGTGATCGTGTTCGTCAGCGCCTGGCAGTTCATCCCGCTGCACATGCTGCTCTACCAGGGCGGCGCCCGGCAGATCCCGGCGACGCTGTACCAGGCGGCCGAGATCGACGGGGCGGGAAGGCTGCGGGCGTTCTGGTACATCACGCTGCCCCAGCTCAGGCACACCATCACCACGTCGTCGGTGCTGATGGTGGTGGGCGCGCTGACCTACTTCGACACCGTGCTCATCATGACCGGGGGCGGGCCCGGCACCAACACCACCATCGTCCCGTACCTGATGTACCAGGCCGGTTTCCAGAGCTGGGAGCTGGGCTACGCCAGCGCCGTCGCGTTCACCCTGGTGGTGACGGCGACGCTGATCGCCCTGCTCCTGGTCCGCTTCACCGGTTTCGGCGACATGCGCAGCACCCGGGAGGGAATGTGACCGCCAGTACGGCCGAGAGGCCCGCCGTCCGGCAGCGCCCCACCGGCCGACGCCCCGCCCTCCCCCGGCGGCGGCCGGGCCGCCGGCGCCCCAACGTCCTGGCCGGGCTGGGCGCCCTGGTGTGGCTGGCCGTCGTGGGGGTGCCGCTGTACGCGCTGCTCGTGGCCACGGTGCAGCGCTCCGAGAACTACACCTCCGCGGGGCCGCTCACCCCGCCCGCGGACCCGACCCTGGGCAACTACGTCAAGGCGATCGAGAACGGGGTGCTGGGCTTCGTGCTCAACACCGCGATCGTCACCGTCGCGGTGGTGGCGATCGTGCTGGTGCTCGCCTCCATGACCGGGTTCGCCGTGGTGCGCTCGCGCACCCGGTGGACCACGGGGGTGTTCCGGATGTTCCTGCTGGGGCTGGCGATCCCGTCCCAGGCGGTGATCATCCCGGTGTACCTGATCATCATCGAACTGGGGCTCTACGACACCCTGACCGCCATCGTGCTGCCCACGGCGGCGTTCGCGCTGCCGGTGTGCGTGCTGATCCTGGTGGGGTCGATGCGCGACATCTCCGAGGAGCTGTACGAGGCCATGGCCCTGGACGGCGCGGGCCCGGTGCGCACCTTCCTCCAGCTGGTGGTGCCGATGTCGCGGTCGGGGCTGAGCACCATCGGCGTGTACGCCGCGCTCCAGGCCTGGAACGGGTTCCTGTTCCCGCTGATCCTCACCCAGTCGGCGGACAACCGGCTGATCACCATGGGCCTGTTCGAGTTCCAGGGCGAGTACCGCGTGGACGTGCCCGGCATGCTGGCCGCGGTCGTGCTGGCGACCCTGCCGCTCTTCCTCGTGTACCTCTTCGCGCGCCGCTCCCTGGTGCGCGGCATGATGGGGGTCGGTGGAAAGTAGCCCCGGGCCACTCCACTCCCGCCCGGCGGCCGAGGCCGCGCGAGGCCCCTCCCCCCGGTGCCCGTCCTCTGTCAGGGCCTTCGCCCTGAGGCGGGCACCGGGGGCACCTTCGCCTACTCCCCGTTTCTGGGCAGCAGGGACCCCAGCGGGCCCAGGTCCAGGTTGAGGTCGGCGGCGGAGAGCCCGTAGCGCTCGCGCAGCTCGGTCATGCGCTCCTCCAGCAGCATCAGCGTCATGCCGATGCGCTCCTCCTGGTCCTCGGTGAGGTCGCCCTGGTCCACGCGCCGCAGGGCCTGGCGCTCCATGAGCTGGCGCACCAGCTCCACCACGGTGAGCACCAGCTTGATCAGGTCGCGCTCGACCGTGTCGGGCTCGGTCTCGATCCGGTGGCGCAGCCGCTGCCGTTCGGGGCCCGCAGGCCCCCCGTCGGCCCGGTCCGGGTCCGCCGTCTCGTCCAGGGCGTCCTGGAGCCGTCCCAGGATGCCGTTCCCGCCTCCCGGAACCGTGTCGGCGTCGGCCACGCGCACGGGCGTCGGCCCCTCGGGGCTCTGCGCCGCGCGGAGCGGGTTCCCGTTCACCTCTGGCATACCGCCTCCTTCCCCCTCCCCCGGGGCCGGTCCTCACTCCTGGCGGATCCATCCGCTCAGGGGGTGACCGTGCTCCCAGGGCGAGGGCACGTTCTCGTTGATCGACGACACCAGGGCGTGCAGGGAGACCCGGACCAGGTCCACGTCGGCGATGGAGACGGTCAGGTCCCCCGAGACGACCACCCCCTTGGCCAGGACCCGGTCGAGCAGGTCCACCAGGGAGATCTCCCGGTTGGCCAGGGGGTGGTCCTCGTCCAGCATCGTGGTCAGGGAGTGGGCCTGGCCGGGGAAGCCGCCGGTGCCGGGCGGGCCGTTCCCGGCGGGGCCGGATCCGTTCACCGTGCTCACGCGCCCGCCTCCGCCGCTCGGGGGGAGGAGAAGGAGTAGGGGGCCCACGGCCCGGAGGCCTCGATCCTGGTGCCCTCCGGCGCGCGGGAGTTCAGCTCGTCCACCGCCGCGAGGAACTCCGCCACCCGCTCCCCGTCCACGAGGTAGGCGTTGTTCATGACGTTCTCGCCGGAGGCCTCCGACAGCGCGGCGTTCTGCGTCTGGTGCTGGGCGCGCGCCCGGGCCATCGCGCCCAGGACCCCGTCGGCCCGCTCGCACAGCGCGGAGGCCCGCTGCCAGGTGTCGTCGCGGCGGTCGCGCTGCTCCCTGCGCCTGCGCAGGTAGGCCTTGCCCGGGCTCTCGTCGGCGGGGGTCCGCGGCTCGGGCTGCGCGGCGGTGCGCGCGCCCGCCTCGGCGTAGACCTTCACGCCGACCTCGACCCGGTCCACGAGTTCGTCCAGGGTCGCCGCGAAGGCTTGCGCGTTCTCGCGCAGGACCTGGCGGACCCGTTCGTCCCCGCGGTAGACGGTGGCCAGCCGCAGCGGCAGGGCCACGGACCGCAGGGCCACCGCGTCCACGACGCCGTGGTGGGCGCGGGCCACCTCCTCCAGCCAGCGCAGGTCCTCCAGCTTGGCGTGGAGCGCCCGCTCGTCGAACTCGTCCAGGGGGACGGTGCTGACCGCGGCGGCCAGGTCGCCCTCGACGACGAGGTGGACGGGGTGGCCGCCCACGCCCGTCATGCCGTCGGTGGTCGCCGGGCCGAAGGGGCGGCACACCGCGTAGACGTAGCTCGCCTGCTCAGGCCGTTCCATGGTCGCCCTCCTCCCGGGCGCCGGAGCCCTCCGCGGCCGGGGTCCCGGAGCCCTCCTCGGCGAGGGGGTCCGCCTCGGCCGCGGTGACCTGCGCGGTGCGGTGCTCCTCCAGGGCCTCGATGCGCTCGCGCAGGCGCCTGTTCTCCTCGGCCAGCTCGTCGTCCTCGCGCCGCGAGGCGCGGGAGGACAGGGCCGGGTCGTGCTCCCACCAGTCGATGCCCATCTCCTTGGCCTTGTCCACCGAGGCGACGAGCAGCCGGAGCTTGACGGTGAGGAGTTCGATGTCCAGCAGGTTGATCTTGATGTCGCCCGCGATCACGACGCCCTTGTCGAGAACGCGTTCGAGTACGTCGGCGAGGTTGGCGGAGGAGGATCCGCCCGAGGAGCGGATCTGCCTCGGCTCGCCCCGCCAGGGCGTGGGTTCACTCATGCGTACCAGTTCCCTCCCGGTCCCGCGGAGCCGTCGCGGCCACGGGTCACGCGCGCACCGCCGTCGCGGCACCGGTCCGCGGGGCGGAGGCGGCCCCCGGCTCAGGAGCGCCCGTCGGCGGGCCGCTCCTCCTCGTCGGGGTACTCGCCCTCCTCTGCTTCCAGGTCCTGCTCGTCCGCCTCATCAGCGTCCTGGCCCTCAGCCTCGTCATCGAGGAACTCCTCCTCTTCCTCTTCTTCCTCTTCGCCCTCGGGCTCTTCCTCAAGCTCTTCGTCGTCCGCGGCCTCGGGCTCCTCCTCGAACCCGTCCTCGGGCTCGTCGTCGAAGATCCGGTCCTCGGGCTCGGCGTCCGCGGCCTCCGCGCTCCCGTCGTCGAGGTCGGCGAGCTCCGCCCGCTCCTCGGGGTCCAGGTCGGCGAGTTCGGCCCGCTCGTCGGGGTCCAGCTCCTCCAGCTCGGCCCACTGCTCCTCGGTGAGGTCCGCCTCCTCCAGGGCGACGGCGTCGTCGTGGGAGAGGACGACCTCGCCCTCGCGGACCTCGCCGCGCCAGCCGCGGAGTTCGGCCGCCTCGTCCCGGGGCAGCATCATGACCTGGCGCCGGTAGTGCTTGAGGTCCAGGCGCAGGCGTCTGCCCTGGGCCCGCCAGATGTTGCCCGTGCGCTCGAAGAGGCCCTTGGGGTAGTACTCCACCACCAGCAGGACGCGGGTGAGGTTCTCCCCCAGGGGGTGGAAGGTCACGACGCCCTTCATGGTGCCCTTGGCGGCCTCGGTCGACCAGGCGATCCGCTGGTCCTGGACCTGCTCGGTGACCTCGGCGCTCCAGCTGCGGCTGGACCAGAAGACCTTGCCCCTCCAGTGGGAGGAGGTGTCCCCGGTGCGCTCCGCGCTCTGCACGCCCTTGGCGAAGGAGCCGAAGTCGGGGAAGCGGGTCCACTGGTTGTAGGCCACGCGGACCGGAACGCCCACGTCGACGTCCTCGACGATGTTGACCATCTTGCCGGGCTTGCCGCCCCCTCCGGAGGAACCCGTGCCCAGGCCCTGGCCGACCTTGTCCTTGAGGCCCTTCCTGGCCTTGTCCTTGAGGCCCTTGGCCCCGCCGGTGACCACGGCGTTGACCGGGTTCTTGCCCTGGGCGAGCTTGCCGCCGACCCCGGCCGCGACGGGGGCGGCTGAGGCGCCCTCACTGGTGAGGCGCTCCACCGTGGCCCCGAGCCTGCGGGCCGCGCCGTGCACCACGCTGGTGGCCTTGGCGCTGAGGTAGTCCTGGAGGGCGTCGGCGAGCTTGGAGGTGCCCTCGTTCCTGTCGGCGGCCGACCGCAGCCGGGCCAGCGGCCCCCGGGAGTCAGTCGTCGCGGCCATCGTCGCCCCCCTTTCCGCCGGTGCCCGAGGCGCGCTTGCGCCGGGCGGGTTTGGCGGAGGCCGAGGCGCGCTTGGCGGTGCCCTTGGTCCGCGCGGCGGCTCCCTTGGTCCGGGCGGCGGTGCCCGAGGCGGCGCCCCGGGACGCCTTCGCGGCCTTGGGCCTGGTCCGGCGCTCGGGGGCGGAGTCCCCGCCCGGCTCGCCACGGGCCTCGGCGTCGCCGTCGTCCCGGGTCTCGTCCGCGTCCTCGACGGCCTCGTCCCGCGCGGCGCCGTCCTCGTCGGAGCCGTCCTCGTCGGAGCCGGAGGCGGCCCCGGCCGCGCCCTCGCGCAGGCGTTCGGTGCGGCTGTTGAGGGAGTCGGCCAGGCCGCCCGCCCACTTGCCGGCGATGTTGCCCGCCGCGGTCCTGCCGACGTTGAGCAGCTGCTCGCGGGACTGGCCCTTGAGCTCACCCACCACCGGGAGCGCGGAGACCTCCTTGAGCAGCCCCTGGGCGAGCTGTCCGGGTTTGATGTCGAGCTTCTTGGCCCCCAGGTAGAGGCCCAGCCCCAGGGCCAGCTTGAACTTCTTCCTCCGGCCCAGGACGTAGCCGCCCACTGCGGCGGCCACGATCTTCGCCGTGTCCCCCACGGGATCTCACCTCGATATCGCTATAGAAGACCTTGTTGGTACCGCTCGGCTTCCTCCAGCTGGTCCAGCAGTTCGTCCTCCGCCTGGTCGAACTCGCTCTCGGACAGCTCTCCGGCGTCGAGGCGCTCGGACAGTTCCGCCAGCTGCTGTCGGATGCGTGAGGGGTCGTACAGCTCCCGCTCCGCCGCGTCCAGGACCTGGCGCGCCGTCCAGTCGACGAACCGGACAGGCGCGGCGGGAGCGGTGAGGATCATGCTGAGGAGGCCCATGCCCCTGACTCCTGTTCGGTGTCCCCGCCCGGCGGGGTCACTGTTGGGGGGACGCCACGAAGCTGTAGGGCGGCAGGGGTCCGTTGACGCGGACCTCCATGTAGGAGGCCAGTTCCTGTTGGACCCGGGCCGCCTCGCGCAGGAAGTCCCCGGTGCGGTCCCGGTGCACGAGGAAGGAGGCGTTGGCCAGGCCGCCGTCCACGGCGGGCCAGGCGGACACGCGCTCGGCCAGTCCTTCCAGGGGCTTCAGGACGGCCTCGGCGTCACGGCGCCTCAGCTCCTCCACCGCCTGGGAGACCTGCTCCCCGAAGGCCATCCGTTCGGCGGGGGTGCCTCCCCCGGCCGCCTTGAGCTCCTCGTTGCGGGCCCGCAGCCCCTCGTCGGCGCGCAGCACGGCGCGCAGGGCGGCCTCCTCGTTGTGGCTGGCCTTGACGTTGAACTCCACCCGGCCCTGGAGCTGGTCCAGGAGCACGGAGTAGTGGTCGGCGAAGCGGGCCAGCTCGGCGGCGACCGCGTCGTCGTCCTCGCTCACCGCGCCGAAGCGCAGGGGCAGGACGCCGCGGGCCTGGGCCAGGTCCTGGAGCACGTTCTGGTGCGCCTCCAGGTCGCGCCGCTTGGCGCGCAGGCCCTCGGGGGCGTCGCTGACCGCGGCGGCCACGCCGTAGGCGCGGACGAAGCGCACCGGCGCCGCGTCCTGGCCAACCCCGGACAGTTTGACGCCGTCGAGGGACTCGTCGTCGCGGACGATCCCGTAGACGTAGGTGCTCACTCCTCGCCCTCCTTCTTGGCGGAGGAGCGCCGGCGGGCGCGCGCGGGCTGCTTCTCCTGTTCGTCGGACTGTCCCTTGGAGAAGGACTCGGAGATGGCCTCGGCCGCACCGGAGAGCGCGCCCTTGGACTTGCTGCGCGCGCCCTTCTCCATGCCGCTGTCGAGCAGGTCGGGGAGTCCGGCCCCGCCGCTGCTGGTCAGGTCGAGGCGGTTGCACGCCTCGGCGAAGCGCAGGTAGGTGTCGACGCTGGCGACCACGATGCGCACGTCGACGGTGAGGAGTTCGATGCCCACGAGGGAGACCCTGGCGAACACGTCGATCACCAGTCCCTTGTCGAGGATGAGATCGAGGATCTCGTAGAGGTTGCCGGAGCTGCGGCCGCCTCCGGATGACTGCTGCATCACCGTCATCGGAATCATGCTCCTTTCGTCGGTGAGGTTGTGGGGGGCAGGCTCCCCGTCCGCCCGGGGTCGGCCGGGCTCAGCCGTCGGAGCGACCGCGGGTGTAGCGCTTGCCGCGCTTGTACCCCTCGATCTCCCCGTCGGCGTCGAGTTCCACGGAATACGTGGCCAGCAGGCTCACCGTGTCCGGAACCCGGCGCAGTTCGAGTACTTCGAGGGTCAGGTCCCAGCCGTCTCCGGATCGTTGGAACCCGGAGACGCCCTCGACCTCCAGCCCGGTCACTTCCTCGAACTGCTCCTGGGCCTCGCGCAGACGCTGCATCATCGTCTTGCGTCGTCCCTCGCGCGGAGGGGAACCGTCGTCCTTGCTGTCCTGACTCATGGATCTCCTGGCCGTCGGCCATTATCCGAATTTCTCTTGCCATGCCCTTGGCTTGACCCACTACCGAGAAAGACCGGGACAAAACCTCCCCGAGGTCAAGGCGGGGGAAAACGGGCCGGCCGGGAACGCCCGGGCCGGGGAACCAGGGGAACGCGGGAACGCCCGGGGAACTCGGGGACGCGGGGGCTCCGCGTGTTCCACGGGTCGCGGGAAAGCGGGGATACGGGAGGGTCTCCAGGCGCCCCGGCCCCGGAAAACGCGGCACGGGAAAACTCCCGCGGGAATGTTCAGGACCGCAACCTCTTAACAGGAAAGGAAAACCGCGCTGCGACGCCGAAGGCTCCTCACCCCGCGCGCAGGAGGCGGAGCAGGGCGTGCGCCTCGTCCGCCAGCGCGTCACGGCACGGAGCCAGGTACGCCCGCGGATCGGTCAGGTCGGGCCGTTCGTCGAGCCGCGCGCGCAGCGCCCCGGAGAAGGCGTCGTTGAGCCGCGTGGCGATGTTGACCTTGGTCATGCCGCTGTCCACCGCCTTGACCAGGTCGGCGTCGGCGACCCCCGACGACCCGTGCAGCACCAGCGGCACGGGGACCGCCCGGTTCAGGCGGCCGATGAGCTCGTGGTCCACCCGGGCGTCGCGGGTGCGCATCGCGTGCGAGGTGCCGACCGCGACGGCCAGCGAGTCCACCCCGGTCGCGCGGACGAACTCCGCCGCCTCCTCGGGCCGGGTGCGCGCGCCCGGGGCGTGGACGCCGTCCTTGCCGCCGACCTCGCCGAGTTCGGCCTCCACCGCGACGCCGCGGGTGTGGCAGTAGCCGACCACCGCGCGGGTGGCCGCGACGTTGTCCTCGTAGTCCAGCGCGGAGGCGTCGAACATGACGCTGGTGACGCCCAGCTCGATCGCCTCGCGTACGAGCGGGACGTCGGTGGCGTGGTCGAGGTGGACGGCGGTCGGCACGGCCGCCTCGCGGGCGGCGGCGAGCGTGGCCAGCGCGAGGGGGGCCAGCGCCCCGTGGTAGCGCACGCAGTTCTGGCTGATCTGGAGGACGACGGGGGCCGCGGCGCGCTCGGCTCCGGCGATCAGCGCCTCGACGTGCTCCAACAGGACGACGTTGAAGGCGCCGACGCCCCCGCGTCGGGCGACGGCCCGCTCCAGCAGCGTGGTGATCCCAACGAGTGTCATGCGTACTCCTCGACGTGCACGGTGGGCAGGAACGCGCGGTAGGCCCGCGGGTCGGCCTCTCCCGCGGTGGGGGCGAGCACGGCGGCGGCGCCGAGCGCGGCGGCGCGGGCCAGGGTCCGGGGCCAGGGGTCGGCGGCGGCCGTGCCCAGGGCTATCGCGGCGGCCGCCGCGTCCCCGGCTCCGGTCGGGTTGCCGGTCACGCCCGGGACCGCGCCCGCCCGCCACCCCCGGTCGCCGTGGAAGGCCAGCAGGCCCCGGCTCCCGAGGGAGACGACCACGCTGCGGGCCCCGGCCCGCAGCAGTTGGCGGGCGGCGTCGGCGCCGCATCCGCCGGTGGTGGCGCGCAGCTCGTCCGCGTTCGGTTTGACCACCGCGGCCCCGGCCGCCGCCGCGGCCAGCAGCGCCGGGCCGGTGGCGTCGACGACGGCGGGAACGCGCGCCCGCGCGGCGACGCGCACCAGTTCCGCGTACAGGTCGTCCGGTGCGCCCGGGGGCAGGCTGCCGGAGAGCACGAGCGCGCGGGCGCCGGTCAGCGCGTCGCGCACCGCCTCCGTCAGCGCGGCCCGTTCCCGGGCGCTCAGCGGCGGGCCCGGTTCGTTGAGGACCGTGGTGTCGGTGCCCACGACGGTCAGGGTGCGCCGGGTCGTGCCCTCGATGGGCACCACCCGCAGACGGTGCCCGTCCCCGGTCAGGGCGCGGGCGATCCACCGGCCGGTCGGTCCGCCGAGGGGGGCGACCGCGAGCGTGGGCTCGCCGAGCCCGCGCAGGACCCGGGACACGTTGAGGCCCTTGCCGCCCGGGCGCTCCCACACGCGCGAGACCCGCAGGGAGCGGCCCGGTACGAGGGCGTCGACCTCGTAGGTCGTATCGACGGCGGGGTTGGCGGTGACGGTGACGATCACGTGCTCCTCCCGGAGGCCGCAGGTGTGCGGCGGTCGCGGCCGCGGACGGCCCGGGGTGTGCGGTCGCGGCCGGGGAAGACCCGGGGCTCGGTCCGGGCGCGGTCACGGTCGCCGGTCGTGTTCACGGGCGCTCCAGCAGTTCCCGGGCCAGCAGCGCCGCGCCCAGGCACCCGGCCTCGTCGCCCAGCGCGGCGGGGACCACGTCCGGACGCCGGTGGAAGGTCAGGCGGGCTTCGAGCCGTTCGCGCAGCGGGGCGAGCAGCAGTTCGCCGGACCGGGCCAGACCGCCGCCGACCACGATGACCCGCGGGGCGAGCACGGCGCTGATCCAGGAGAGGCCGAGCGCCAGGGCGTCCACGGCCTCGTCCCACACCCGCCTGGCGTCGGGGTCGCCCCGTACGAGGAGGTCGGCCACCTCACGGGCCTCCCGGGTGGGCCGCCCCGTGCGCTCGGCGTAGCGGCGGGCGATGGCCGCGGCCGAGGCGATCGCCTCCAGGCACCCGGTGGCGCCGCAGGCGCACGGCCCGCCGTGGCCCACGTCCACGTGTCCCATCTCGCCCGCGAAGCCGCCCGCGGTGTGCGCCCGCCCGCCCAGGAGCAGGGCCGCCGACAGGCCGGTGCCGATGGGGACGAAGACGGCGTCCTCGTGGCCGCGCGCGGCGCCGAGCCGCTGTTCGGCCAGGCCTCCGGCGGCCACGTCGTGCCCGAGGGCGACGGGCAGCCCGCAGCGCTCGGCGAGCCGGTCGCGTACCGGCACGTCGCGCCAGAGGAGGTTCTCCGACCACACCGCCACCCCGCGCCCGACGTCGACGATGCCGGGGACGACCGCCCCGACCGCCGCGACCGGGGCGTCCCGGGACGCGGAGCGCAGCTCCCCGACGAGGGCGGCGGCGGTGTCGATCACGGCCTCGGCGACGCGGGGTCCCGTGGGCGTGGGCGTCCTGCGGGCGAGGAGCACCCTGTGGTCGGCGTCCACGAGGGCCGCCTTGGTCAGGGTTCCGCCGACGTCGACGGCGACGACGGCGCTCACGTCGGCTCGTCCGCGAGGACGACCGAACGGGTGAGGTTGCGGGGCCGGTCCGCGTCGAGCCGCCGCCGTTCGGCGAGGGCGACGGCCAGGCGCTGGGCCACGACGAGGTCGGCCAGAGGATCCAGGTCGCTGGCGCGGAAGGCGGCGCCGGTGGCCTCGACCTCGGCGGCCAGGCCCGCGGGCGGCTCGCCGAAGGACCACACGAGCCGTCCCGGCTCGGCGATGGTGAGGGGGCCGTGGCGGTACTCCATCGCCGGGTAGGCCTCCGTCCACATCCGCGCCGCCTCACGCGACTTCAACGCCGCCTCGTGCGCCAAGCCCACCGTCCACCCCCGGCCGAGGAAGGTGATCTGTTCGGCGCGGACCAGGGGGTCCAGCGGGGCCTCCAGGGCCCGCTCGCCGTCGCGGGCGAAGCGCTCGACGTCGTGGCCCAGGTGGGCGCGCAGCAGGGCGAGCGCCGTCGTGGCGTAGCGGGTCTGCACCACCGACCTCTCGTCGGCGAAGTCCAGCACCACGCTCAGGTCGGCGAGTTCGGTGACCGGCGAGCCGGGCACGGCGGTGATCACGGTGGTGGGCACGTCCCGGGCCGCCCTGAGCAGGTCCGTGACCTCGGTCGTCGTGCCGGAGCGGCTGATGGCCACGACGCGGTCGTAGGAGCGGCCGGGCGGCACCTCCGAACCCGGGAACGCGTCGGTCCCGCCCTGCCCGGCCCGCTCGCGCAGGGCGGCGTAGGACATCGCGACGAACCAGGACGTGCCGCAGCCGACGACGGCCGTGCGCTCCCCCGGACGCGGCAGCGCGGGTTCGGCGGACGCCAGCGCGTCCGCGACGCGCCGCCAGCACTGCGGCTGGCTGGCGATCTCCGCGGTGACATGGGTGTTCATCTAGGATCTCCCTTGCTGGCTGCGGGGCCCTCGCGCCCGCCGCGGGGAGCGGCCCGGCGCCCTCGTCCGGACGCCGGATCCCCGTCCCCGCCCGCGGCCCCGTTCGCGGTGTGTCCCGCCGTGCGCCCCGCTGCCGGGTCGGGTAGGAGTGCTGTGACGGCCCGTCCTCCGCGTGCGGTGCGCGACGACGCGCACGAAGCATCGTTAGCCTGATTGTTTTTGATCGATATAGTCGGTTAACAGTCAGATTGGATCAACAGTTTGTCCTTGGGGGACGTCATGGACCGCCACCAGCGTTTGACGGCTGTGCTCGAACTGCTCTCCGAGCGCGGGTCCCTCTCCGTCGACGAGGCGGTGGAGGAGCTGGGGGTCTCCCCGGCCACCGTCCGGCGCGACCTCGACCACCTGGAGCAGCAGCAGCTCCTGACCCGCACGCGGGGCGGCGCCCTGGCCTCCTCCGTCTCCTACGACCTGCCGCTGAGCTACAAGGCCGCCCGGCACGCCGAGGAGAAGGAGCGCATCGCCCAGGCGATCGCGGACCTGGTCCCCCCGGGTTCGGTCGTCGGCCTCAACGGCGGCACCACGACCACCCAGGTGGCGCGCGCCCTGGCCCTGCACGAGAGCTTCCGCGGCGAGGACCCCGGGCGCGGCCTGACCGTGGTGACCAGCGCGCTCAACATCGCCACCGAACTCCTGGTGCGCCCCCACATCAAGGTGGTCGTCGTGGGCGGGGTCGTGCGCCCCCGCTCCTACGAGCTGGTGGGGCCGCTCGCCGAGCGGGTCCTGGAGACGCTCTCCCTGAACGTGGCCGTGATCGGGGCCGACGCCGTGGGCGCCGACATCGGCGCCATGGCCTTCGACGAGGACGAGGCCGCCGCCAACACGCTGCTCGCCCGGCGCGCCGAGCGGGTCATCGTGGCCGCGGACAGCCACAAGATCGGCCAGCGGGCCTTCGCCCGGATCCTGCCGGTCGCCGGTATCGACGTCCTGGTGACCGACAAGGACGCGGACCCCGACGTCGTGGACGGCTTCACCAGGGCCGGGGTCGAGGTCGTCCAGGCCTGAACCGCGGCCCGGGCCTGAGGGACTCACGGGCCGTTCCTTCCGTCCAGCGGCCGGTAGCCGACCCCGAGGGCGTCCAGGCGCTCCAGGTGCGCGCGCAGCCGGGCGAGGAAGTCGGCGCGGTCGTGGCCGCGCTCGCCCGGCTGGCGCCAGACGGCCTCGGCGAAGGCGCACAGGCGGGGGAAGAGCATGTACTCGGTGTGCTCCTCGGTGGCCACGTACTCGGTCCACATCTGGGCCTCGGCGCCGACGACGCGCCGGGCGGCCTCCCCGTCCAGCGCGGCGGGCACCGGTTCGAAGTCGAAGACGGTGGACAGCGGCACGAAGCCGCCGCCGAAGGCGAGGGGCTCGGCCGCGGTGTCCTCGTCCTGGTAGTAGTCGAGGTACACGTGGCTGGTGGGCGCCATGACCGTCTCGTGGCCGAGCCGGGCCGCGGCCTCGCCCCTCTCCTGCTCGCGCCAGGCCATCACCGCCACGTCGGCGGGGAGCGCTCCCCCGTCCAGGACCTCGTCCCAGCCCACCAGCGTGCGGCCGTGCTCGGCCAGGAACGCGGCGATGTACCCGGTGAACCAGCCCTGGAGCTCCTCCTCGTCCGCGAGC is drawn from Nocardiopsis dassonvillei subsp. dassonvillei DSM 43111 and contains these coding sequences:
- a CDS encoding carbohydrate ABC transporter permease, whose protein sequence is MTASTAERPAVRQRPTGRRPALPRRRPGRRRPNVLAGLGALVWLAVVGVPLYALLVATVQRSENYTSAGPLTPPADPTLGNYVKAIENGVLGFVLNTAIVTVAVVAIVLVLASMTGFAVVRSRTRWTTGVFRMFLLGLAIPSQAVIIPVYLIIIELGLYDTLTAIVLPTAAFALPVCVLILVGSMRDISEELYEAMALDGAGPVRTFLQLVVPMSRSGLSTIGVYAALQAWNGFLFPLILTQSADNRLITMGLFEFQGEYRVDVPGMLAAVVLATLPLFLVYLFARRSLVRGMMGVGGK
- a CDS encoding class II fructose-bisphosphate aldolase — protein: MTLVGITTLLERAVARRGGVGAFNVVLLEHVEALIAGAERAAAPVVLQISQNCVRYHGALAPLALATLAAAREAAVPTAVHLDHATDVPLVREAIELGVTSVMFDASALDYEDNVAATRAVVGYCHTRGVAVEAELGEVGGKDGVHAPGARTRPEEAAEFVRATGVDSLAVAVGTSHAMRTRDARVDHELIGRLNRAVPVPLVLHGSSGVADADLVKAVDSGMTKVNIATRLNDAFSGALRARLDERPDLTDPRAYLAPCRDALADEAHALLRLLRAG
- a CDS encoding gas vesicle structural protein GvpA, which gives rise to MTVMQQSSGGGRSSGNLYEILDLILDKGLVIDVFARVSLVGIELLTVDVRIVVASVDTYLRFAEACNRLDLTSSGGAGLPDLLDSGMEKGARSKSKGALSGAAEAISESFSKGQSDEQEKQPARARRRSSAKKEGEE
- a CDS encoding SRPBCC family protein is translated as MAATTDSRGPLARLRSAADRNEGTSKLADALQDYLSAKATSVVHGAARRLGATVERLTSEGASAAPVAAGVGGKLAQGKNPVNAVVTGGAKGLKDKARKGLKDKVGQGLGTGSSGGGGKPGKMVNIVEDVDVGVPVRVAYNQWTRFPDFGSFAKGVQSAERTGDTSSHWRGKVFWSSRSWSAEVTEQVQDQRIAWSTEAAKGTMKGVVTFHPLGENLTRVLLVVEYYPKGLFERTGNIWRAQGRRLRLDLKHYRRQVMMLPRDEAAELRGWRGEVREGEVVLSHDDAVALEEADLTEEQWAELEELDPDERAELADLDPEERAELADLDDGSAEAADAEPEDRIFDDEPEDGFEEEPEAADDEELEEEPEGEEEEEEEEEFLDDEAEGQDADEADEQDLEAEEGEYPDEEERPADGRS
- a CDS encoding gas vesicle protein GvpO; translated protein: MSQDSKDDGSPPREGRRKTMMQRLREAQEQFEEVTGLEVEGVSGFQRSGDGWDLTLEVLELRRVPDTVSLLATYSVELDADGEIEGYKRGKRYTRGRSDG
- a CDS encoding gas vesicle protein, which codes for MSEPTPWRGEPRQIRSSGGSSSANLADVLERVLDKGVVIAGDIKINLLDIELLTVKLRLLVASVDKAKEMGIDWWEHDPALSSRASRREDDELAEENRRLRERIEALEEHRTAQVTAAEADPLAEEGSGTPAAEGSGAREEGDHGTA
- a CDS encoding gas vesicle protein GvpG, producing the protein MGLLSMILTAPAAPVRFVDWTARQVLDAAERELYDPSRIRQQLAELSERLDAGELSESEFDQAEDELLDQLEEAERYQQGLL
- a CDS encoding GvpL/GvpF family gas vesicle protein, with protein sequence MERPEQASYVYAVCRPFGPATTDGMTGVGGHPVHLVVEGDLAAAVSTVPLDEFDERALHAKLEDLRWLEEVARAHHGVVDAVALRSVALPLRLATVYRGDERVRQVLRENAQAFAATLDELVDRVEVGVKVYAEAGARTAAQPEPRTPADESPGKAYLRRRREQRDRRDDTWQRASALCERADGVLGAMARARAQHQTQNAALSEASGENVMNNAYLVDGERVAEFLAAVDELNSRAPEGTRIEASGPWAPYSFSSPRAAEAGA
- a CDS encoding gas vesicle protein, with translation MSTVNGSGPAGNGPPGTGGFPGQAHSLTTMLDEDHPLANREISLVDLLDRVLAKGVVVSGDLTVSIADVDLVRVSLHALVSSINENVPSPWEHGHPLSGWIRQE
- a CDS encoding gas vesicle protein K, which gives rise to MPEVNGNPLRAAQSPEGPTPVRVADADTVPGGGNGILGRLQDALDETADPDRADGGPAGPERQRLRHRIETEPDTVERDLIKLVLTVVELVRQLMERQALRRVDQGDLTEDQEERIGMTLMLLEERMTELRERYGLSAADLNLDLGPLGSLLPRNGE
- a CDS encoding GvpL/GvpF family gas vesicle protein produces the protein MSTYVYGIVRDDESLDGVKLSGVGQDAAPVRFVRAYGVAAAVSDAPEGLRAKRRDLEAHQNVLQDLAQARGVLPLRFGAVSEDDDAVAAELARFADHYSVLLDQLQGRVEFNVKASHNEEAALRAVLRADEGLRARNEELKAAGGGTPAERMAFGEQVSQAVEELRRRDAEAVLKPLEGLAERVSAWPAVDGGLANASFLVHRDRTGDFLREAARVQQELASYMEVRVNGPLPPYSFVASPQQ